DNA sequence from the Streptomyces sp. HUAS 15-9 genome:
CTACGCCGGGAAGCACTCACCTGGACCCCCTGCAGGCTGCGTCCGCACGTACGGCGCGAAAGTTTCGCTCACTCCCCTTCATTCAACTCGAACGTGACGCAGCACACACTTGGTTCCCGCAAGATTGAAGGAATCGTTGTAACAGACCACCGCGTCCTAGACCCCGTCGGACGCGAGCCTGAGATCCACCCACAGGTCGGTCTCACCGTCCAGCACATACCGCTCGACCTCGGCGAACCCGCACTTCGCGGCGAAGCGCAGCCCGTCCTCGTTGACCGCGAGGACACATGTCTCGACCGCCCGGGCACCGAGTACGCGCGCGTGGCCGAGACCGTTCTCGTAGAGGGCGGCCCCGTACCCGCGCCGCCGGTACTCCGGCAGCACCCGGG
Encoded proteins:
- a CDS encoding GNAT family N-acetyltransferase; this translates as MTDLRIEVVAGEAMLEQWRHVHNVIVPPAAMDLDEVRERAGRYRLENAYVGDVLVGCSTVRPPQGEDAVATVIARVLPEYRRRGYGAALYENGLGHARVLGARAVETCVLAVNEDGLRFAAKCGFAEVERYVLDGETDLWVDLRLASDGV